In a single window of the Candidatus Kaiserbacteria bacterium genome:
- a CDS encoding EamA family transporter, with protein sequence MNWAIYAVLSAFFASLVAIFGKIGIKGVDSNLAVALRTVVIVVFAWGIVLIQGNWSDVFKISKYSYIFIFLSALATGASWLFYYKALQLGEVSRVAPIDKISIALTIILAFVFLAEKPTLGNVLGGTLVTAGVLVTVFIK encoded by the coding sequence ATGAATTGGGCAATATACGCAGTACTTTCGGCATTTTTTGCATCACTTGTCGCCATCTTTGGGAAAATTGGTATCAAGGGTGTTGATAGCAATCTCGCTGTTGCACTCCGCACCGTCGTCATTGTGGTGTTTGCGTGGGGCATTGTGCTCATCCAAGGTAACTGGTCTGATGTGTTTAAAATATCAAAGTACTCATATATTTTCATTTTTCTCTCTGCACTCGCGACCGGCGCTTCATGGCTTTTTTATTACAAAGCCCTGCAACTCGGTGAGGTATCCCGCGTGGCTCCTATTGATAAAATCTCCATTGCACTTACGATTATTCTCGCGTTTGTGTTTCTCGCAGAAAAGCCTACACTGGGTAATGTGCTTGGCGGTACCTTGGTGACCGCAGGCGTGCTCGTGACCGTCTTTATTAAATAG
- a CDS encoding collagen-like protein produces MRNYKQIFVVLAIVAVFSTVATERVCADDAHLITNVVYTSENTGGIHQRGQDGEDGQSGQDGEDGKPGTDGAPGTSGSIVTKNNINHASSIIESTVDEVPVLDIQKTQSSPADSSFVFATHTTTTTETLVLENFQNTTSEDASQSVFSKFSEALFSLQLMLITYVSILF; encoded by the coding sequence GTGAGAAATTACAAACAAATATTTGTCGTGCTTGCAATTGTGGCTGTTTTTAGTACAGTTGCGACAGAACGTGTATGTGCAGATGATGCACACCTCATTACAAACGTCGTGTATACAAGTGAGAACACTGGCGGGATACACCAAAGGGGTCAAGATGGTGAAGATGGCCAAAGTGGCCAAGATGGTGAAGATGGAAAACCTGGGACAGATGGTGCACCAGGAACATCAGGCAGTATTGTTACCAAAAACAATATAAACCATGCTTCAAGTATCATCGAATCTACTGTGGATGAAGTACCAGTTTTAGATATTCAAAAAACTCAATCTTCACCCGCTGACTCGTCTTTTGTTTTTGCAACACACACAACCACGACTACCGAAACTTTGGTTCTTGAAAACTTCCAAAATACGACGAGTGAAGATGCATCTCAAAGTGTATTTTCGAAGTTTTCGGAGGCACTTTTTTCATTGCAGTTAATGTTAATTACCTATGTCAGCATACTATTTTAA
- a CDS encoding M48 family metalloprotease: MATLYTHQGENLRKTWMLMTVFLVLVIAVGYAVSWYMGSSAFLYIAIIFALLMNVGSYWFSDKIVLSMTGAREATHAEFPDLFNVVENLSITAGLPMPKVFVVDDPAPNAFATGRDPEHAVVAATTGLLSMLSRTELEGVMAHELSHVGNRDMLVMTVAVVLAGFLAMLADFLSRALIHGGGGDRQKSPIFLIIGIAGIILVPIAAQLIKLAISRKREYLADASGALLTRYPEGLASALEKISSYGRPMERVSHATAHLFISDPYGSGEKTMGQKIGGLFQTHPPAEDRIKILREMP; this comes from the coding sequence ATGGCAACACTGTATACACATCAAGGTGAAAACCTACGTAAGACATGGATGTTGATGACGGTGTTTCTTGTGCTTGTCATTGCAGTAGGGTACGCGGTGAGTTGGTATATGGGCTCGTCTGCATTTCTCTACATCGCAATTATTTTCGCACTTCTCATGAACGTGGGGAGCTACTGGTTTTCAGATAAGATAGTACTTAGCATGACGGGCGCCAGGGAAGCGACACATGCTGAATTTCCTGATCTCTTTAATGTGGTTGAAAATCTCTCTATTACCGCAGGGCTTCCGATGCCAAAAGTGTTTGTGGTAGACGACCCAGCACCCAATGCGTTTGCTACGGGGCGCGACCCCGAACATGCGGTGGTTGCAGCGACTACCGGCCTCCTTTCGATGTTGAGTAGGACGGAACTTGAGGGAGTGATGGCACATGAACTCTCGCATGTGGGGAACAGAGATATGCTCGTAATGACGGTTGCGGTGGTACTTGCTGGTTTCCTTGCAATGCTCGCAGACTTTCTTTCTCGTGCGCTCATTCATGGAGGTGGCGGAGACAGACAAAAGAGCCCTATCTTTCTTATTATTGGTATCGCAGGCATCATTCTTGTCCCTATTGCAGCGCAACTTATAAAACTCGCAATTTCTCGGAAGCGTGAGTATCTTGCCGACGCATCGGGGGCGCTTCTCACACGGTACCCTGAAGGGCTTGCATCAGCACTGGAGAAGATCTCGAGTTACGGTAGGCCGATGGAGCGCGTGAGTCATGCGACAGCGCATCTCTTCATCTCAGACCCTTATGGAAGTGGTGAAAAGACTATGGGTCAAAAAATTGGAGGCCTTTTTCAGACACACCCACCCGCAGAGGATCGGATTAAGATTCTTCGTGAAATGCCCTAG
- a CDS encoding DUF2207 domain-containing protein codes for MLFVCVIPILLHAQSLERIESFVVDIEVQQNADVWVTEHITYNFPDEKHGIYRCVPTLHAEQPASLLQERYIDVTFESVSMDGTDVPYTRERDGKNTCVRIGDPDTTIDGKHVYTIHYVVSGGLSYLEYGGAELYWNATGNDWEVPIDLVEVYIRGTEGLLLRERACYRGVTGDDSSCEMRTSVDGEPIFTARNLFPGEGITVAQALNRANLPIDVRERYGILWKILAFVGVVACGFGIGLYRYKTKEKTDAPIIPQYEPYPGVKPMYAGYLFDKILDPRDITAGIVYLAEQGYLTIKKTESKVLFFFEVDDFAFTRTQPKTDADAVLHNFESELLALIFGDGAEVGTIVTLSDLKNNISVQTRNRGIIRSMTEGLRKDMKAQGFYTGFSFVSMGGRIWAVTGIVSCVLASLISRDLFIATAVFMLIVFVVLIDGRRTKKGYEALDHLKGFKDFLRVTDSQRFIFHNAPGINADQFMEYLPYAIAFGVEKEWAKTFEKITIPNPSWYDGGNSVGTFNSVALTQSLGGFSTAFASASGSSASSGGGSSGGGSGGGGGGSW; via the coding sequence ATGCTTTTTGTATGCGTAATACCGATACTCCTTCATGCGCAGTCGTTAGAACGCATTGAGTCTTTTGTGGTAGATATTGAAGTACAGCAAAACGCCGATGTGTGGGTGACCGAGCATATTACGTATAATTTTCCCGATGAGAAGCACGGCATATATCGCTGTGTCCCTACACTTCACGCAGAGCAACCAGCGTCACTATTACAAGAACGATACATAGACGTCACCTTTGAATCGGTATCGATGGATGGAACAGATGTACCATATACACGTGAACGAGATGGAAAAAATACCTGTGTACGCATTGGAGATCCTGATACAACTATCGATGGTAAACATGTGTACACAATACACTATGTAGTGAGTGGAGGACTGTCATATCTTGAGTATGGTGGTGCTGAACTGTATTGGAACGCAACCGGAAATGATTGGGAAGTACCCATAGATTTGGTAGAGGTATATATCCGAGGTACCGAGGGACTCCTCTTGCGCGAGCGTGCATGTTACCGTGGAGTGACGGGCGATGACTCTTCATGTGAAATGCGTACAAGCGTTGACGGCGAACCTATCTTTACTGCACGGAATCTTTTTCCTGGGGAAGGGATAACGGTCGCACAAGCACTCAATCGTGCGAATCTTCCTATAGATGTACGAGAACGGTATGGCATATTGTGGAAAATACTTGCTTTTGTAGGGGTTGTCGCATGTGGTTTTGGAATCGGACTCTATCGATATAAAACGAAGGAAAAAACAGACGCACCGATCATACCCCAGTATGAGCCATATCCAGGAGTAAAGCCGATGTACGCAGGGTACCTCTTTGATAAGATTCTCGACCCACGCGATATAACCGCAGGTATTGTATATCTCGCAGAGCAGGGCTATTTGACTATCAAAAAAACTGAATCAAAAGTCCTCTTTTTCTTTGAAGTCGATGATTTTGCATTTACCCGTACTCAACCGAAGACTGATGCCGATGCAGTTCTTCATAATTTTGAATCAGAACTCCTTGCACTCATCTTTGGTGATGGAGCAGAAGTTGGAACTATAGTTACCTTGAGTGATTTGAAAAATAACATTTCTGTGCAGACGCGTAATAGAGGTATTATTCGCAGTATGACCGAGGGGTTACGTAAAGACATGAAAGCACAGGGTTTTTATACCGGATTCAGTTTTGTTTCTATGGGTGGCAGGATATGGGCAGTGACGGGAATTGTGTCGTGTGTACTCGCTTCGTTGATTTCCCGTGACTTATTTATTGCTACTGCGGTTTTCATGCTCATTGTGTTTGTTGTGCTTATTGACGGAAGACGCACTAAAAAAGGATATGAAGCACTTGACCACCTTAAAGGATTTAAAGATTTTCTTCGTGTTACTGACTCACAGAGATTTATTTTCCATAATGCACCCGGTATCAATGCAGATCAATTCATGGAGTATTTGCCGTATGCGATTGCCTTTGGTGTAGAAAAAGAGTGGGCAAAGACTTTTGAGAAAATCACTATCCCGAACCCTTCATGGTATGACGGGGGAAATAGTGTAGGTACTTTTAATTCTGTAGCGCTTACGCAGAGTCTTGGAGGTTTTTCCACCGCCTTCGCCAGCGCCTCCGGCTCAAGTGCCTCAAGCGGCGGCGGCTCTTCAGGAGGTGGAAGCGGCGGAGGCGGTGGAGGGAGTTGGTGA
- a CDS encoding DUF11 domain-containing protein → MSAYYFKVAEKLNRFLATIIIVSILSSLIPLAVFAEDTLPPVEPTTIEIPSQGVDGQEGNDGTAGGVPDTETTPPEIIPDPVITENTPSSEASPVAVESPSEETPETTPQGQDGADATAGATPDDEITPVDIISDGLLGDVGVPQEEETTGDITQRETFALIETGIATAQGELSTDANSNDIRSELIGPVPNDFDIYTFVATGTNDAIITNDGLTRSTSGDNYARGRSTAEVNTGDSIAAFNIANVVNTNVINSNGFIYLANKILDEGQSLDLTSSFFPDPAQEEALSNTCSLLSCIAEDVVYNVSQMNNATITNNAVVEAVTGYNEAVGISSAEITTGDAYAAANVINVVNSNIIDSNYRLFTYNAIGDLEGDLVLPTGELFDAFFGRANGIAVSEESRQGKYEDFNVRVNNLNDAVVDNNIDAYAETGLNESTTSFASNITTGRAESESNVLNKINENTYGGDSMYMLIRVHGVWSGDVVGLPEGLLWEWTPQGIVIYNADAEITPSEFLSTKDLDAYTANFDNNNRVALENNLSINAITGENDIDALIGSINTGNAFASANVMNIANTNIIGTNWTFAVINILGDFEGNVSFAATDIALTGTVSASDASLGIGDTLTYTYTVTNHSNTTATNVVIDQVLESARTTSNGTTQSKSLGSIEPGQSKQGVLTAIVNSDIPFGTTTVTAYAAVSSDKGDENIADNSLMLSKDAFKPQPAGSGGGGTGSTTSTTTGSGTGTGTTTGNGTGTTTGNGTGTTTDDGTGTTDPVGGGEEGNTDTSTTQTPSQTSPSGGKSGGPKKTKVERAEVKAIDPSKAPHLVIKKDAVNVDEGDVVNAGESVDYKITVTNTGGNAYDVEVFDVLTNPIGSIVAEQSWVLDTILPGEVIKLTYTTEYNENTPSGMYTNTASIKAYLKDGMKEAKKAPLKIKDAVYTIQVKGLDLAVGNVSVLAYFPGANGTVSALATWETSKPSLSQVFYGVAQAVSPYNQSALNMGYPYASFKFPTVRPKHVMIITNLQPGRTYAYRIHAQSDTFVTTSREYTFTVPSTILKLTLAFPTNANPAVAGASITAPVPAPVAPKPKYVPPAPAPTPAPAPTPEPKPTAQAPAEQKQGGVAGFVKNVFGFFR, encoded by the coding sequence ATGTCAGCATACTATTTTAAAGTAGCGGAGAAATTAAATCGCTTTTTGGCGACGATAATTATCGTCTCAATACTCTCGTCGCTCATTCCGCTCGCTGTTTTTGCTGAGGACACGCTACCACCTGTAGAACCCACTACTATAGAGATTCCATCCCAAGGTGTAGATGGACAAGAAGGGAATGACGGCACAGCAGGAGGAGTACCTGATACCGAAACGACACCTCCAGAAATAATTCCTGACCCGGTGATTACAGAAAACACCCCATCATCTGAAGCATCACCAGTTGCAGTAGAATCACCATCAGAAGAAACCCCTGAAACGACACCGCAAGGTCAAGACGGAGCTGATGCGACCGCAGGGGCAACGCCCGATGATGAAATAACGCCTGTTGACATTATTTCCGACGGACTACTTGGGGATGTTGGTGTTCCTCAAGAAGAAGAAACTACGGGTGATATAACACAAAGAGAGACTTTTGCGCTTATTGAGACGGGAATCGCGACTGCACAGGGAGAGCTTTCCACTGACGCAAACTCAAACGATATTCGCAGTGAACTCATCGGTCCTGTTCCAAATGATTTTGATATCTATACCTTTGTTGCCACAGGCACCAATGACGCAATTATAACGAACGATGGTTTAACTCGCTCCACCTCTGGTGACAACTATGCTCGAGGACGAAGTACTGCGGAAGTGAACACGGGAGATTCGATTGCAGCGTTTAATATCGCAAACGTGGTCAATACCAACGTCATCAACTCGAATGGCTTTATTTATCTCGCGAACAAAATCCTCGATGAAGGTCAATCACTCGACCTCACGAGTTCATTTTTCCCCGATCCAGCACAGGAAGAGGCACTTTCAAACACCTGTTCATTGCTTTCATGTATTGCTGAAGATGTTGTGTACAACGTATCGCAGATGAATAATGCAACCATCACCAACAACGCCGTTGTGGAAGCAGTGACTGGTTACAATGAAGCAGTGGGAATTTCAAGCGCAGAGATTACCACGGGTGACGCCTACGCGGCAGCAAACGTCATCAACGTCGTTAACAGCAACATCATTGACTCCAACTATAGACTTTTTACCTATAACGCTATTGGCGACCTCGAGGGTGACCTCGTGCTCCCCACAGGAGAACTTTTTGACGCATTTTTTGGACGCGCAAACGGCATAGCTGTTTCTGAAGAAAGCCGACAGGGGAAATATGAAGACTTCAATGTGCGTGTGAACAACCTGAATGATGCCGTGGTGGATAATAATATCGATGCTTATGCTGAAACGGGACTGAATGAGTCAACAACATCTTTTGCATCAAATATCACCACGGGAAGGGCAGAGTCTGAATCGAACGTGCTCAATAAGATTAATGAAAACACCTACGGTGGTGATTCAATGTACATGCTTATCCGTGTGCATGGTGTGTGGAGTGGAGATGTCGTTGGTCTCCCTGAGGGTCTCCTGTGGGAATGGACACCGCAAGGAATTGTTATATACAATGCAGATGCTGAGATTACTCCATCCGAATTTCTCAGTACGAAAGACCTCGATGCATATACCGCAAATTTTGATAACAACAACCGTGTTGCGCTTGAAAACAATCTTTCTATCAATGCCATCACGGGGGAGAACGACATTGATGCATTGATTGGAAGCATCAACACCGGAAACGCTTTTGCAAGTGCAAACGTGATGAACATTGCAAACACCAACATCATCGGTACGAACTGGACGTTTGCGGTCATCAACATTCTTGGAGATTTTGAAGGAAATGTTTCTTTTGCAGCCACTGACATCGCGCTTACCGGTACTGTCTCCGCTTCAGACGCATCGCTTGGTATTGGTGACACACTTACCTATACATACACGGTGACAAACCATAGCAACACGACTGCAACCAACGTGGTGATTGATCAAGTACTCGAGTCGGCGCGTACAACCTCAAATGGAACTACACAGAGCAAGTCTTTGGGTAGTATAGAGCCGGGCCAGAGTAAGCAAGGTGTCCTCACCGCAATCGTAAACTCAGATATTCCTTTTGGCACTACTACCGTTACTGCGTATGCCGCTGTCTCGAGTGATAAAGGTGATGAAAACATCGCTGACAACTCGCTCATGCTGAGTAAAGACGCGTTTAAACCACAACCGGCTGGTTCAGGCGGAGGAGGAACGGGTTCGACAACAAGTACAACGACAGGTAGTGGCACTGGTACCGGAACAACTACCGGGAATGGTACAGGCACAACGACGGGTAATGGTACCGGAACAACGACCGACGATGGTACGGGCACCACTGACCCCGTGGGAGGTGGTGAGGAAGGGAATACTGATACTAGTACTACACAAACACCTTCACAAACTTCACCGAGCGGTGGTAAAAGCGGAGGTCCAAAGAAAACAAAAGTTGAGCGTGCAGAAGTAAAAGCAATTGATCCAAGTAAGGCACCGCATCTCGTTATTAAGAAAGATGCTGTCAACGTTGATGAAGGGGATGTTGTAAACGCAGGAGAAAGTGTTGACTACAAGATTACGGTTACCAATACGGGAGGCAATGCGTATGACGTTGAGGTATTTGATGTGCTCACAAATCCGATTGGGTCAATTGTGGCTGAGCAGTCGTGGGTGCTTGATACCATACTCCCTGGTGAAGTGATTAAACTCACGTATACCACTGAGTACAATGAAAACACGCCAAGTGGCATGTATACCAATACCGCAAGTATAAAAGCATACCTTAAGGACGGCATGAAGGAGGCGAAGAAAGCTCCACTGAAAATTAAAGATGCCGTGTACACCATACAGGTAAAAGGACTTGATCTTGCAGTCGGCAACGTTTCCGTTCTTGCATACTTCCCCGGAGCAAATGGAACCGTCTCAGCACTTGCGACATGGGAGACGTCAAAGCCTTCATTAAGCCAGGTATTCTATGGTGTCGCACAAGCAGTCTCACCCTATAACCAAAGTGCACTCAACATGGGCTATCCGTACGCAAGTTTCAAGTTCCCTACCGTGAGACCAAAACATGTGATGATTATAACGAATCTTCAACCGGGTCGTACGTATGCGTACCGCATCCACGCACAAAGTGATACGTTTGTTACCACGAGTCGAGAGTACACATTCACGGTGCCATCTACCATCTTGAAGTTGACACTCGCTTTCCCAACGAACGCAAACCCAGCCGTTGCGGGTGCTTCTATAACCGCTCCGGTACCGGCTCCTGTGGCGCCAAAGCCAAAGTACGTACCACCAGCACCAGCACCGACTCCAGCACCTGCTCCAACACCTGAACCGAAACCAACCGCACAAGCGCCAGCAGAGCAAAAACAGGGGGGTGTTGCCGGATTTGTGAAGAACGTTTTTGGTTTCTTCAGATAA
- a CDS encoding nucleoside triphosphate pyrophosphohydrolase: protein MEKIYYNKLCRDKVPEIIIGKGFECDVREVDHEEYQREIVRKVYEEASGVSNHSGRSSLLKELADLLITIDAVKKEYSITDAELDGAVEKSIEEKGGYEERLYLSWSSDTDYSSHDQGRGGFDD, encoded by the coding sequence ATGGAGAAGATTTATTACAACAAACTCTGTCGCGATAAGGTGCCTGAAATTATTATAGGGAAAGGTTTTGAGTGTGACGTCCGTGAAGTAGACCATGAGGAATATCAGCGCGAAATTGTCAGAAAAGTGTATGAAGAAGCAAGTGGCGTCTCCAATCATTCTGGTCGCTCGAGTCTCCTTAAAGAACTCGCCGACCTACTCATTACGATTGATGCGGTAAAAAAAGAGTATAGCATTACTGATGCAGAACTCGATGGTGCAGTTGAAAAAAGTATTGAGGAGAAGGGAGGGTATGAGGAAAGACTCTATCTCTCATGGTCTTCAGATACTGACTATAGTTCACACGACCAAGGACGTGGGGGGTTTGACGATTAG
- a CDS encoding methyltransferase produces the protein MTYLEVQKQKLFHEKYGGVSSPAYESDCLRLEKGEPYEYVLGYVDFLGAHIDLSFHPMIPRPESAFWIQRAIEELRQKEGTLRLADTFSGAGNVGLALLTNLPNATVDICELDPALKAQIELNLKKNNIEESRARVITASALEGLTGTYDALFAIPPYIPHSALPELDAEMRDYEPHLAFFAHDDGHEFQRILIREAWNYLNPGGTLYMEADIDHNDAIRDMVAGTPWSSLEFWSDPYGDTPNVILRK, from the coding sequence ATGACATACCTCGAAGTACAAAAACAAAAATTATTCCATGAGAAGTATGGGGGCGTGTCATCACCTGCGTACGAATCTGATTGTCTGCGCCTTGAGAAAGGTGAGCCATATGAGTACGTGCTCGGGTATGTCGACTTCCTCGGTGCACACATCGACCTTTCATTTCATCCCATGATTCCTCGTCCGGAGAGCGCCTTTTGGATACAAAGGGCCATCGAAGAATTAAGACAAAAAGAAGGCACACTGCGCCTCGCAGACACTTTTTCTGGAGCAGGGAATGTGGGGCTTGCACTTCTCACGAATCTTCCGAACGCAACTGTCGATATCTGTGAACTTGATCCTGCACTTAAGGCACAGATAGAACTCAATCTTAAAAAGAATAATATCGAAGAGAGTCGTGCGCGCGTTATTACCGCATCAGCACTTGAAGGACTTACGGGTACCTACGATGCACTCTTTGCAATTCCGCCATACATACCCCATAGCGCACTTCCTGAACTTGATGCAGAAATGAGAGACTATGAGCCACACCTTGCATTTTTTGCACACGATGATGGGCACGAGTTTCAGCGAATCCTCATTCGCGAAGCCTGGAATTATCTTAATCCGGGAGGGACGCTCTACATGGAAGCGGACATAGATCATAATGATGCAATTCGTGACATGGTCGCGGGTACTCCGTGGTCCTCACTCGAATTTTGGTCTGACCCCTATGGAGACACTCCAAATGTGATTTTAAGAAAATAA
- a CDS encoding LemA family protein, translating into MTPTYIILAVVGVIVFWAIVAYNNFIKLIQRTKEAWADIDVQLKRRYDLIPNLVETVKGYASHERETFDAVTNARAEATKVHVDPSNITPETLAAMAGAEAGLGQALGKLLAVAEAYPDLKANTNFLELQRELSDTENKIQAARRFYNGNVRDLSIALQSFPSNVIGNMFGFKGESFFELEEGSVEKEPVKVSF; encoded by the coding sequence ATGACACCTACATATATTATTTTAGCGGTTGTTGGAGTGATAGTCTTTTGGGCTATTGTTGCGTACAACAACTTTATAAAACTCATTCAGCGGACCAAGGAAGCGTGGGCAGATATTGATGTGCAATTGAAGCGTCGATATGACCTTATTCCAAACCTCGTCGAAACGGTAAAGGGATACGCGTCTCATGAACGCGAGACGTTTGACGCGGTGACCAATGCACGTGCAGAAGCCACAAAGGTGCACGTGGATCCAAGCAACATTACTCCTGAAACACTTGCAGCAATGGCAGGCGCAGAGGCAGGACTCGGACAGGCTCTCGGGAAACTCCTTGCAGTAGCAGAGGCATACCCAGACCTCAAGGCAAATACAAACTTTCTCGAGCTTCAGCGTGAACTCAGTGATACTGAAAACAAGATTCAGGCCGCTCGTCGTTTCTACAACGGCAATGTACGCGATCTTTCGATTGCGCTGCAGTCGTTTCCTTCAAATGTCATTGGTAACATGTTTGGATTTAAGGGTGAGTCATTCTTTGAACTCGAAGAGGGAAGTGTAGAAAAAGAGCCGGTAAAAGTTAGTTTCTAG
- a CDS encoding cupin domain-containing protein, producing the protein MKKGYHAHIERLTEENTDFRRVLYTAESLQLVLMTLAPLEEIGMETHHENDQFFRFESGEGKVVVNETEHHVSDGDCVIVPKGAKHNIINISSENPLTMYTIYTPPHHMDGTIHPTKEYAESHEEDFEGTTTEK; encoded by the coding sequence ATGAAAAAAGGATATCATGCACACATCGAAAGACTCACCGAAGAAAACACAGATTTTCGGCGCGTACTCTATACAGCAGAGTCGCTTCAGTTGGTCCTTATGACACTCGCTCCTCTGGAAGAGATTGGTATGGAGACCCATCACGAGAATGATCAATTTTTTCGCTTTGAGTCAGGTGAGGGAAAAGTGGTGGTTAATGAAACCGAGCATCACGTGAGTGATGGAGATTGTGTCATTGTGCCCAAGGGCGCCAAGCACAATATCATCAATATTTCTTCCGAAAATCCTCTAACGATGTACACCATCTACACGCCACCCCACCATATGGATGGCACCATACATCCTACAAAGGAGTATGCGGAGAGTCATGAAGAAGACTTTGAAGGCACAACAACAGAAAAATAA